A region of Microtus ochrogaster isolate Prairie Vole_2 linkage group LG1, MicOch1.0, whole genome shotgun sequence DNA encodes the following proteins:
- the Lsm7 gene encoding U6 snRNA-associated Sm-like protein LSm7 isoform X2, with translation MAQDKEKKKKESILDLSKYIDKTIRVKFQGGREASGILKGFDPLLNLVLDGTIEYMRDPDDQYKLTEDTRQLGLVVCRGTSVVLICPQDGMEAIPNPFVQQQDA, from the exons ATGGCG caggacaaagagaaaaagaagaaagaaagcatcttggACTTGTCTAAGTACATTGACAAGACCATCCGAGTGAAGTTCCAGGGTGGCAGGGAAG CCAGCGGGATCCTGAAAGGGTTTGACCCACTGCTCAACCTGGTGCTGGACGGAACCATTGAGTACATGCGAG ACCCCGATGACCAGTACAAGCTGACGGAGGACACACGGCAGCTGGGGCTCGTGGTGTGCCGCGGCACCTCGGTGGTGCTTATCTGCCCCCAGGACGGCATGGAGGCCATCCCCAACCCGTTCGTGCAGCAGCAGGATGCTTAG
- the Lsm7 gene encoding U6 snRNA-associated Sm-like protein LSm7 isoform X3 yields the protein MADKEKKKKESILDLSKYIDKTIRVKFQGGREASGILKGFDPLLNLVLDGTIEYMRDPDDQYKLTEDTRQLGLVVCRGTSVVLICPQDGMEAIPNPFVQQQDA from the exons ATGGCG gacaaagagaaaaagaagaaagaaagcatcttggACTTGTCTAAGTACATTGACAAGACCATCCGAGTGAAGTTCCAGGGTGGCAGGGAAG CCAGCGGGATCCTGAAAGGGTTTGACCCACTGCTCAACCTGGTGCTGGACGGAACCATTGAGTACATGCGAG ACCCCGATGACCAGTACAAGCTGACGGAGGACACACGGCAGCTGGGGCTCGTGGTGTGCCGCGGCACCTCGGTGGTGCTTATCTGCCCCCAGGACGGCATGGAGGCCATCCCCAACCCGTTCGTGCAGCAGCAGGATGCTTAG
- the Lsm7 gene encoding U6 snRNA-associated Sm-like protein LSm7 isoform X1, which produces MWEDCASLLNPATLQQDKEKKKKESILDLSKYIDKTIRVKFQGGREASGILKGFDPLLNLVLDGTIEYMRDPDDQYKLTEDTRQLGLVVCRGTSVVLICPQDGMEAIPNPFVQQQDA; this is translated from the exons ATGTGGGAAGACTGCGCCTCACTCTTGAACCCCGCCACTCTCCAgcaggacaaagagaaaaagaagaaagaaagcatcttggACTTGTCTAAGTACATTGACAAGACCATCCGAGTGAAGTTCCAGGGTGGCAGGGAAG CCAGCGGGATCCTGAAAGGGTTTGACCCACTGCTCAACCTGGTGCTGGACGGAACCATTGAGTACATGCGAG ACCCCGATGACCAGTACAAGCTGACGGAGGACACACGGCAGCTGGGGCTCGTGGTGTGCCGCGGCACCTCGGTGGTGCTTATCTGCCCCCAGGACGGCATGGAGGCCATCCCCAACCCGTTCGTGCAGCAGCAGGATGCTTAG